A genomic segment from Parachlamydiales bacterium encodes:
- the rlmD gene encoding 23S rRNA (uracil(1939)-C(5))-methyltransferase RlmD — MGQEREKPRCNQNINTTIQSLGFNGEGIGHWHGHRLLIDGALPDEVVRGRVFDCSSRFSRMRLEQIENPSPFRVEPPCRYFGRCGGCQLMHMNLDRQLQFKRERVVNALARFGSFEEIEVAPCAPSPHSLHYRNKILLPVRQGEDGLVLGLYARNSHELVPIRECLVHCPLGEEVFSQVSALVRESLLSAYDHATGEGLLRFLQIRTAETTQQVLVTFVVSRDEKRELVPLAEAIMQRCPAVKGVVMNINSEAGNTALGNIFVTLCGAGSIEEYVLERVFKVSPASFFQVNLHQAEKIYQKAIELAECTAEDILLDAYCGVGTLALCASAKVKKVIGVEQVPEAIEDAKDNCRRNEIGNAEFVCAASEEYITSCGKVDVVIVNPPRKGCAESFLIKLAELRPRSIVYVSCDPATLGRDARILVDRGYTLGTVYPYDMFPQTSHVESVVKLELR, encoded by the coding sequence ATGGGACAAGAAAGAGAAAAACCGCGTTGTAACCAAAATATCAACACAACTATTCAGTCACTAGGATTCAATGGTGAAGGGATAGGACACTGGCATGGGCATCGCTTATTAATAGATGGGGCCTTGCCGGATGAAGTTGTGCGTGGACGTGTTTTTGATTGTTCATCACGATTCAGCAGGATGCGGCTTGAGCAGATTGAAAATCCATCCCCGTTCCGTGTGGAACCACCCTGCCGATATTTTGGACGTTGCGGCGGCTGCCAGCTGATGCATATGAATTTAGATAGGCAGCTTCAGTTTAAACGTGAGAGGGTAGTCAATGCTTTAGCACGTTTTGGAAGTTTTGAAGAGATAGAGGTAGCGCCTTGTGCTCCCTCACCGCATTCATTGCATTACCGTAATAAAATATTATTACCTGTGAGGCAAGGTGAGGATGGTCTCGTTTTAGGGTTGTATGCGCGTAATTCGCACGAGCTTGTCCCGATCCGAGAATGTTTGGTGCACTGCCCTTTAGGCGAAGAGGTTTTTAGCCAGGTTTCCGCGTTGGTGCGTGAGTCACTATTAAGTGCATACGATCATGCGACAGGAGAGGGGTTGCTGCGGTTCCTACAAATTAGGACAGCAGAGACTACACAGCAGGTTTTGGTCACATTTGTTGTAAGCCGTGATGAAAAGAGGGAGTTAGTACCCTTAGCAGAAGCCATTATGCAACGTTGTCCGGCTGTTAAAGGCGTGGTCATGAATATTAATTCTGAAGCCGGCAACACTGCTTTGGGAAATATATTTGTTACTCTGTGCGGTGCAGGTAGTATTGAAGAGTACGTCTTAGAAAGAGTGTTCAAAGTTTCTCCCGCATCCTTCTTTCAGGTTAACTTGCATCAGGCGGAAAAGATCTACCAAAAGGCTATTGAATTGGCCGAGTGTACTGCAGAGGATATTTTATTGGATGCTTATTGTGGTGTGGGGACTTTAGCCCTTTGTGCTTCTGCCAAAGTCAAAAAGGTCATAGGTGTAGAGCAAGTGCCTGAAGCGATTGAAGATGCCAAGGATAACTGCCGACGCAATGAAATAGGAAATGCAGAATTTGTCTGCGCTGCTAGCGAAGAGTACATTACATCTTGCGGTAAAGTGGATGTAGTTATTGTAAACCCACCGCGGAAAGGGTGTGCAGAATCATTCCTAATAAAATTAGCAGAGTTGCGTCCACGGTCCATTGTGTATGTATCCTGCGATCCTGCAACACTGGGCCGTGATGCTAGGATACTTGTCGATCGCGGCTACACTTTGGGTACAGTGTACCCTTACGATATGTTTCCGCAAACTTCCCATGTAGAGTCTGTAGTAAAATTGGAGCTTAGATAA